The Deltaproteobacteria bacterium DNA segment CAGCTAAAAAAACAACGGCGTGCCCCGTGCCACCTCCAGCCACCAATACGCGAAAGTTGTCTCTGAAATCTTTTTTTCCACCGAAACAATAGTGGTTGATATTTTGGAGCATGTCCTGCGGCATCACCTGCAGTCGCCACGTATCGTCGTACGCCTCCACGGTTGGGAAAGGATAATCCTCATATTGCTGCTTAACGTCGGGAAGATAATTCGTACTGTCGTTCATGGAAGCCCTCCACCTCACTCGCTATCGCCAAACCACCACGCCTCGACGCGGCAGCACCACAAAAATGTATCGACGTTATCGGGTAATTCTTGAAGGAAAAAAGAGTGAAGACCGCTAAAGTTTGATCACATCTCCAGAAGACGTGGCAAAATCTCGACAAGGTTGCAGGGGCGAAATCGGTTATCTAATTGATATTGTAGTATTTTATCCCATCCATCGCGGCAAGCGCCCGGTGAACCGGGCAGCGCAAATAAATAAGTTCCACCGGCCACACCACCCGTTGCTCTACTTTGAAGGCTAGACGTTCCAATGGTTTCATAACTCTGTGCGCGAAAGAGCTCACCAAAACCAGGGATTTGCTTTTCATACACCGCAGCAAACGCTTCGGGCGTCACATCGCGACCTGTTAGCCCGGTACCACCGGTAGAAACCACAACATCAATAGCTTGGTCGGCAATACACTCCTTCAACGACTCTTCAATGGCGGCCTGCTCGTCACGAACAATCCTCTTAAACCGAACGGAATGACCTGAGTTCTCAATCCGCTCCACCAAGGTTTGCCCAGAGACATCATCAGCTTCGGTTCGCGTATCAGAGATAGTGAGGACAACGATGTTCAATGCGATAAACGGTTTTGATTCATCTAAGCCTGCCATTATTTAAACTCCAGCACGTTTCACTTCAACGGGCACTCCAGAGAAACCAGCGTTGCCGGTAAGACTGTCGAAGTGCTCTTCGTCCGTAAGGTCGTTGATGCTCACACCGGCATTCTTATTGGCCACGTCCAGGCTTGAGCCTTTCTTACCGTGACCAAAACCGTGTGGAATACTCACCACGCCTGGCATCATCGAATCTGTTTTTTCCATGGTTATCTCAAGGCTTCCAACCCGCGACTCTACAACAACGGTATCGCCGTCATCGACCCCACGCTCTTGAGCGTCATCGGGATGCATCAATAAGGTACAGCGGTTCTTTCCGCCCATTAGCCTCTTACTATTATGCAACCAAGAGTTATTGCTTCGCAGTTGGCGACGACCAATCAGAACCAATTCATTTTCGCTTTGCTCCGCATCCAGTAAAGAGCGCAGACGCTCCACATCGGCTACAATCACTTCTGGAGCTAAGTCGATAAGCTTATCTTCGGTGTAGAGACGTTCCGGCATACAGGGTTGTAATGGACCCAAATCCACACCACCACGGGTCTTTTTGACCTTGTCCAGGGTAAGCCCGTCACCAAGAGGATTAAGGCCTGCGCCATAGGCTCCGAATCGCAGCGCCATATCTAAAGCACGCGGCGGCCCACCCAATTGCTGAATCAACGAGAACATTTTACCCTGAGCCTGCTTCGCCTTACCCGGCCTCAAGGTCATCAAGCGCTTGCTGAGCTCAACAATAATTTCCCAGTCGGGCTTGGTGTTCCCATCTCTCTCAAAAAGAGGTTCACAGTATTTGACGGTGTTACGAACCGCGAAATTATGAAAAGCCAAACCAAAATGGTCTCGTTCCAGAGGGCTTACCGTCGGTAGAATAATATCGGCATGCCGCGTTGTTTCATTGAGATACATATCCACTGAAACCATGAATTCGAGTTGCTCCAAGGCTTTGTCTAAGCGCTTACCATTTGGAGTACTCAACACAGGATTGCCCGCCAACGTTACCAGCGCACGTATTTGACCTTTCCCGGGTGTATCAATCTCTTCAGCCATCACTGATACAGGCAGCTCGCCGCCAAATTCAGGTAAACCACTCACTCGGCTTTGCCAGAGATTAAAATGACCCAGGTTTCCACTTTTTCCTGCAAGATGCGCGAAGTCGACAGCTGGCTTGGTGAACATCACACCGCCGCGGCGATCTAGATTACCGGTAAGAATATTCAATACGTTGAGTAGCCATGCACTGAGGCCGCCAAACTTTTGCGTGCAGACACCCATGCGACCATAGATAGCCGCAGAGGGAGCATCACACACTTCCTGAATAATTCGCTCGATGGTTTCAGCGCCCAAGCCAACATGCTTAGAAACAGCCTCAGGTGTAAAGGGTTTACAAACCTCTCGCACCACATCGAGCCCTTTAACGTAGTTTGTCCATGGGCCATTCGAGACCAATTTTTTGGAAAACAACACATTCACCCAGGCCATCATTAACAAAGCGTCTGTGCCGGGTTTTACGAAATGGTGTTCATCGACCAAGCGCGCCGTTTCCGTTCGACGAGGATCAAAGAGGACCACTTTTCCACCGCGAGCCCGAATGGCCTTTAAGCGCTTGGGCATGTCGGGTGCCGTCATTAAGCTGCCATTCGAAGCGGCCGGGTTCCCTCCTAGAATCAACATATGATCGGTATGGTCAACATCCGGTACAGGAATAACCAACTGGTTACCAAACATGTAGAGCGCGGCAAACATGTGCGGAAGCTGGTCGGCTGATGTGGCCGAGAACCGGCTGCGTGCTCCTAGCGCCTTATGTAATACTTGGCTTGTCAGTATGCTTGCATAGTTGTGAGCGTTCGGGTTCCCCGCATAGACGGCAACAGCGCTTCGACCGTCCCGTTCTCGAACCTCGGTCAACTTCTCAGCCACGATATTCAAAGCGGTGTCCCAATCAATGGGAACAAAGCCGGACTCAGTTTTTTTCAAAGGCGTTCTCAGCCGATTGGGATCTGTATGCAGATCCTGCATCGCCACCCCTTTGGGGCAAAGATATCCCTTGCTTAGAACGTCATCTGCATCACCCCGAATAGAGACAACCTGGTTGTCTTCCACAGTTAACTCAAGTCCGCAGAGGGCTTCGCAAATACTACAGGTTCGGTAATGTTTCGTTTTCATTAGAGCAACACACAAGCAGAAAGGATACAGCGTTGTTCGGGCCGGCAATCGCCATCCACGTCACATCCACTGCACACGCCAAAGATACTGCAATCATGGACCTCGCGGCATTCATCATCTGAATCGCAGGTTCCATCTGCCGGATAACAGCTGCCGTCAAGCGGGTCACAAGCCTCCGTGGCTTCATCGCATTCAGCGGCTGAGCATGGATCTGAGCCCACCGGATTAGGAAGGCATGCTCCAAAAGTACAGGTCAAGCCGGGCTGACAATCCGTATCATCAGTACAACCGACACAAACCGTTCCCACGCATGTTCCCGTCACACAATCCGCGTCTGTCTCACATTGAAATTCTGGTGTACAAAACTGTGTAATGGCCGAGCAAAATTCTCCGTCAGGACAATCCGTATCTTCGCTGCAGTTCGGTTCGCAGATACCGGTTTGCCAATTACACGTTTGCCCTTCAGCGCATTCCATATTGATACAGTCACCGGCTGTACCAAGATCAGCTTCAACGCAAACACCTAAGATGCAGCGGGCATCGCCGGCACACATCAAGTCATCCAAGCAGCCAACACAAACACCAACCTGACACGTCATCAGCAGTGGGCAGTCGCCATCATCGCTGCAGACCGTGACCAATTCTCCGCTAAGCGGAACGCATGCGCCGTCGACGCAAGTTTCTCCAAACGAACAATCAAACACGCCGCCGCAACCACCATCTTCGATCGGAACACACTCTGACGAGGAGGCATCATCGGGGCAGGTGTAGCCATCAGGACAGTTCGCAGGATCACACGGACCGTCTGATGTTGTGTCTTCTTCGTCCTCGTCATCATCGCTTGAATCAGCGTCGGGCTCACACAAGTCCGAATCCTCATCACAGGTATAACCGGGAGGGCACTGGTCAAAAATACACCTTGGCACGCACTCTCCGTCGTCGTTGAGTGCTTGGCCCCATCCGCAATCATCATCTTCAGCATCGCTCTCTGAATCGTCTTCAGACCCGGACGATGAATCCGAATCATCCGTGTTTTCGTCTGTGGTCTCTTCAGAGCCTGCCGGGTCATATGGAGGCGCTACGCACGACACCACCAAACCCAATGCGCACAGGGTAAATATCAGCCAAATAAATTGTCGAACAAAGTCTTTGCGGCGATGCATCATCGTGAGCCTCCAGCGCTATTATCAGGTCGACAAAGCGTATACGCTACGCGTCAAACCGTCAATCAGGACATATTTTTACTTCGACTTTTCAACCACTTACGAATTAAATAGTTTTTTCCGTAAACCGAACTGATGTTTGAGGCATCTAACCTATGTCATGAGAATCAAAACCGAGAACATAGCTCATCCAGGCATCGCGACCGTATTTGAGTCACCGTCTGAAATCAGTCAGCAAGCCTGCTTCGACGAGCTTATCAAGCGCCATCATAGTCAGGCGCTTTCAACTGCCTGGCGCCTACTTGGAAACCATGACTCTTTGGCCGAAGATGCCGTTCAAACCGCCTTTCAAAAAGCATGGGGAAACTTTTCCCAACTCGAAAACCCCAAACGTCTCAAAAGTTGGTTTTTCCAAATTCTCGTCAACGAATGCCGGACAATTCAGCGTCGCCATAAAACACGAAAGCTTCTTCGTCAGATCTTTTTACCCAGCAGATCCGTTGAAATGCCTGATTCTACGGCCGACCACGGACTACAAAAACGTATTCACAAAGCCATGACCAAGCTCAGCCCTCGACAGCGCGAAGCATTTGTTTTGGTTCACCTCGAGGGATTCACGAATCAAGAAGCCGCTGACACTATGGGCTCCCCTCTCGGTACGCTCAAGAGTCACCTTCACCGAGCAACAGAGACTCTGCGCAAACAACTCCACGACATTAGACCCACGGAAGTCGAGAAAAAGTCATGACTCAGCCTGAACAAAGCGATGATGCCTGGATTGAGGCGATTGCTCAAAATTACAAGCATGAACCTGCCTCGCCTTTTGAGTTGAATACGATGGAGGCGAAAATACGCCGCGACCTTCAAAAAGGAGACCCGGGAGAACGAAATGTGTTTCCAGCATTTGCTGCTGTGTTCTCATTGCTTCTTCTCGTCGGGGCAATTGTCACTCAAACCAATCTATTCGAAGTCTCTGAACAACAATTAGCTGCAACGGTTCTAGATGAACCAACGGTTCAGCTCTTTTCAAACTACGACCCAGACAACGACCACGAAACTTATTTACCAGATGACTACATCACCATTTCACAGGTGATGTTTGACTAATACCCAGGCCCCGAAAGGATTCAGTTCAATGAACTCAAAATTATTTCTAACACTTGCTGCAGCATCTATGCTTTTCGTTTCTACCTCAGGCACAGCTTGGGCACGTGGGCATGGCGGTAAAGGCAACGCCATGGGGCCAGATCTTGAAAAGGTGGCCGCAGAGCTGGGTCTCGACTCAAGTACCGTTGCATCTATGAAAGAAATCCGGCGCGAAGCACGAGATGCCATCATGGAGATTAAATTCGAAGTTAAAAAGCTTAAAGTTGCCATGCACGATTCACTCGATGTCGAGCAACCCAACGAATCAGAGATCATGCGAATGGTTGAAGACATTGGTAAACTGGAAATCGAGATTCACAAGACACGTGTAAAGGCAATGCTTAAGGCTCGTGCTCATCTCACGCCGGAACAGCGCGATCAGTTTAAGGCGATGAAAAAAGATGCTCGTCGCAAGAACGGTAAGCGTAACAAGAGACGAGCAAATTTCTAATCAACGGGTGCGGATGCTCAAGATACCTTCTTGGGCATCGTCCTGTACTGGCTGACCTGCAATATAGGGGTCAAAGCCATTGTCTGCATTCAGATGCTTACCAAAAAATCCCACGATACTTCTTCTAGCGATTTCCTTCACAACATCATCACCTAAATCACCGCTTTGGCAGAATGAACAAAAGAGGCAATTGGGATTATCTAGAAAGTCCATGTGGCCTACTCCAAACAACTCAATCTCAATCGTCCCTGGGCGCGATGATTCAAAGAACTGACGAAAATTATCAGCTTCTGGTGCACAAGCTTGAAAAGAACCCGTTGAATCTAGCATCTCTCCTAAAATCAACACAGGTGCTTCAACATCCATCATACGATCTGGAGCAACCGGCTCATCGTCACTGTCCACAGGGTCCAGCGCCACTACTGCTCCAATACGTGCATCTTGAGAGGCTGCAAGCAGGCTTAGCTTTCCGCCGAGAGAATGTCCCACAAGCCCTACTTCACCATTCCAAGATGGGAAGTTACCGGCTCCTTCGGTTTCCAACCAGTCGATTAGTCCAGTTGTATCTGCAGCCAAGTTGCCATGGCTCATAAAGAAACCGCTCTCAGAGTATGTTTGTAAAATGGCGATGTATCCCCAGGATGCTAAATGAGCGCAGTAGCTCTCATACAGTTCACGACCCAATTGAAAGCCTGGCGATACCAAGACGATGGCATGCTCATTGCCCGTTGATGGCGTGCAGACAGTAGTGGTCATCACACGGCCATCAGCGCCGGGAAGCTCCACGCCGTCTTCGCGAGTTTGCTCATAATTGCCCGTATCAGCGATATTACCGTAGCTTGCCTGGTTATTTCCACCTTGGGAATCAGTGTCATCGCCGGTATCGGTATCGGTATCGGTATCGGTATCGGTCGTGTCGCTCGAATCTTGATTAGAATCGGTCGTATCGCCTGTGCTCTCACCGTTGTCCGAATTACCCGCGTCTTCATTGGTCGAACCATCATCGGTCGAGGGCTGAGTATCCTCACCCGCGGTCTCATCAGTACTCGAATCCGTGTTCTCGTCATCCATGCCGGCGTCATCTGCGCCAGCTGTATCATTTTGCTCTTCGCCAGCTTGCGTATTTTCTTGGTAGTTCTCAGCAGTTGAGCTTCCACAAGAAGAAGTAACTAACCCCAGTGCAAGCCACGAGGCTGCTACAACAATACATTTCAATTTCATCAATAATCCCTAAACCCATAAATTCAGTGCGCGCTATTTTATATTATTGAGGCGATGCCCCGCCCATAAGTTTCGTTACTTCTCGTAAGAGTAATTGCGAGCGAATTGCCAAAACGAGACGCTCGCTCAAAGCCGTTGCATTTCGTGCAACTTCATCAAAGGGTTGGTCCGGTAAATCCGCACCATCCAATACTCGCTCTCTGAATAATGAAAGTTCACGCTCGACCAGCGTTCCGATAGATTCGATGTATGGCTCTAGGATTTCCATCGGGAAAATATCGCCCATGCCAGCTTCCCGGGTCTCATGAATAATGCGAACCATGTCCAGGCCAACGCCCTCATAGATCCGCTCCCCGTTTTTATCGTGAGCTTCGGGTGTCATGCCCAGCTTATCGAGAATCGCCAGCTCATCTTCAGAAATTTCCAGTTTGAGAATCTCGCTGCGGCTCAACACATCGCCAGCCTCATCGGCATTACGGTCGAAGCGGCTTGCGGAGGTTGATTGCTCGATCACTTCACCTATGCGCCCCAACCGTCGTCGCATCTCAATATCGATGTCGTCGCGGATGTTTGCACTCGGTGCTGGCTCTAAGATTTCGCCAATCATTTTGAGAGGAAAGAAGTGATTGCTTTGTAAATCTTTAATCACTTTGACCCGCTCGGCGAGAACCGGATCGTACCAAGCCATGTTACGACTGGTTTTGAGCGCGGGCCCAGGAAGTAACCCTTCGGTCATATAATACTTAATCGTAGGCGTAGAAACGCCTGACATAGCAGCCAATTTTGAAATTTTGACCAATGAGGCCTTATCCACCGGGTTCGCCTGAGGCATGTCTTGTTTCTCCCAACACGTCGTAGAGTATCTGCCCAACACAGAAGTGGCAAGTTGAACCTTCCACTTTTCCGAAGGTCTTACTTTCCACTTCTCGATATAACAAGATTCGAACGCTGGGCAAAACTGTCCAGTCCTGATCGATAACCAAGATTCAAATTAGGTTCTTTTGTAAAGGAATTCTCGGAACAAGGGATTGGGAAAAAGAAGCCAGGAAACGATTAAGTCACTAATAAGATTAGCTATTTTATCTTTTCGAAGTAGGGACCCAGTTGCATTTGCGGAATCATAAATCGCAACGCCATCACACTGCCTTTTGAACTAGCATCAACCCGAATCACTCGCGCTGGCGTGCTAAACGGCATTGAGCCATCCTGAAGATCGATTTCCATCACGACCAAGGTGTCTTTGGTGTAACCACGCTCCACTAGACAGCTGATCCCACCATAGCCCAGGCTCAACGGCTTGAAAAATTGCTTTCCTGGAATCATTTCACGCACATTCACCGGGGCGGGATAGCGCTTATGAGCACGTCTTTCAGGGCCATGGTACTGCGTTACGGTCGCGTTATGTTGCACAACAATGCCTCACATCTTCACTGGCGCGTCCCTGCGCCATCAACTCAGAAGATAAGGGGCGTTAAGCAAGAGATCAAAAAACTCGCAAACTCAACAATCTGCAGTAAATCTAGGAACTTATGACTTTGGCTTCAGAGCAACGAAGAGACCGGCAATCACCAACAACCCGCCGATGATCTCCAAAGAGCTGGGGATCTGCACCAAAAAGACAAAAGCCAGGACCGCCGCGCCAATGGGTTCCAAGAGCGTCACCGCGGTGACTGTGGAAGCTGGTAAGAACTTCAGAACATAGTTGAGCCCGTTATGCCCAATCAGTTGCGGGCCTGCGACCAAAGCCGCCAACAAGAGACACTCTCGAAGGCCAAACCCCCAAAGAGGAGCCCCTGAGACCACAACCACGGGCAAAAGTGCCAATGCAGCAACGCCGCAGACCACCCACATATAGGGCATGACCGCCATGCGCTTGCGCACCTCACTGCCGATCACGAAATAGGCTGCGCCGCTTATTCCACCTAGAATAGCGAGCCCATCGCCCACCCATTGCCCTCCTCCACCGAAGCCATCGGTCATCACACCCACGCCTGGAATGGCAACCGCTAAACCCAGCCAGAACTGGCGTACCGGTGGCTTGCGTAAAACGCCCCACTCAATCAAACCGGCCCAAATCGGAGCAATCGTAACCAATAAGGTAGACCTCATCACCGGGATATAGCGTAAGGATGCGAACCACGTGGCAAAGTGGATTGCCAAGAATAACCCCGCCAGCGCCATGCGCCAAGCTTCACGCCATTGAACCTGGCGACAAAATGGTGCGAGGACGACGAATGAGCCCAGCATACGCCACCAAGCGATGACTCTGGCGTCCACCGTTTCATTCGATGCAACCAGGACCCCAGCTGAGCTAATCGTTGTGACCGCCACAAACAGGACGACAACCGCCCGCATGGGGACATTGGGCTCAACCGCTTTTTGGATATCATTCGACATAACAACCGTGTACCGAAGCGGGGCGCTAATGTGAAACCCATAAAACGACAGGCGTTCTCTAAACCTTTTATCGACCGAAATGGGAATCCTATGCTAGAATTTTAGCAGTGGATAAAAGAACAACCACAAGCGGAGCGGGGTTGATTTTGAAGTTGCCGTGGGACCGAGACAATCGCAGGAAATTCGAGCGTATCCGGGTGCTTGTGCCCTGTAAACTCATTGCTGGCGACAAGACATTTCTTGGTAAGACTTACGATATTGGACTTGGCGGTGCTAGGTTTGACGCAGGTCTAGAACCCGATCTTCCAAATCAAGTACTCGAAGACTTCGGCAACCTTCATCTGCTCTTGCCGGAAATAGAAATCGTTATTCACAGTAAGATCTTACGAGCTGCCTCAACTTTTGTCGCGCTTCAATTTACCACCGAGAACCCTACGGAGACGATGAAGATTCTCAAAGATTTCCTCGAAACTCAGGTAAGTTACATCAACCTCTAACTCACAGAGCTTTGCGCCACGCACCCAGAGGACACTCTTTGTTTGCTGCGCGTCGTATTTTCGAATTCTGCCGCGTTGCACCTGCAAGATCACTGTGTATATAGACCACGAAAGCTTCAGACCGCGAGAACGTCTATGACTCAAGTCCAAACATACCTCGATCAGTTCGCTGCCTTGGTGCCAAAGCACGGTGGGCCCATACCTTGGACCCTTTCTTTCGACTTTGGAAAACACGACCAACATATGGTTTTTGGTGCCATTACACATGGTAACGAGACCGGAAGCCTCCCCGGCTTCGTCCAAATGGCGCAAGCCCTGGCAAACGGTGAGTTTGAGTACGGCGGCCGCGTCACCCTGATGCTTGGAAATATCGAAGCCTGTAAAAAAGACCAACGCTTTCTTGAGGCCGATCTCAATCGAGTCTTCCTTGAGGAGGCTCCAGAGAGCCTCGAAAAGAAGCGGGCTTTTGAAATGATGGAAGTCCTCAACCAGGCCGACGTCTTCATCGATTTTCACCAAACCATCGAGCCATCTGAAAAACCGTTTTACATTTTCCCTTTTCATGAGTCTGGATACCAATGGGCTAAACTGCTCGGCGGTGGCACCAGCTTGATCACACGTGACTCCCGCCACGCTTTCTCCGCAGGTTGTGTTTGCGCGGATGAGTTCGCTCGCAACCGCGGTATTCCCGGCATCACATTGGAAATGGGCCAAAAGGGGATCACGGAAATTGCCAAAGAGCTTACATGGCAAACCATGGAACGCGCATTGAACGCATTGAATGCCGTCGCCGCGGGACAGAGCATCAAAGCACAACTCGAAAGCTCAAACCCGCCGGAATTTGAATTTATCGAAATTCAATATGCAGAAAGCTTCTCCGGGCCCGGTAGCCAGCTTGAACCAGGCCTTCTCAACTTTACCTGGGTTGAAAAATCCCAAGTGATTGGTAAGCACGACGACGGGTCCGATATGGTAGTGCCGCAAGCGGGTTACTTGGTCTTTCCAAAGTATCCACAGCGTGACGAGCATGGCATTGTTATCGGCCGAGCGCCGGGACAAATCTATAATCTTGCAGTAAAAATGGATGAACATCCATTAATTGCATTTGCGTAAAGAGCAACACGTGACGACAAAATCCATAAAACCAATCAGCGTACCCTCTATTGAGGCCCTCGAAACAGCGCACTCGTTTCCGGCCCAGTACCTCATCAAGATTATTGGTCCTGATACTGAAGCCTTTCGCGCCGATGCGAAAACAATCTGCGTGAAACACTTGGGACCCGATGCACAAATCGAAACGAGTGAGCGCCAAAGTAAAACCGGTCAACACTTGGCATTAACACTCAGGTTTCAAGTTGCTACCCCACTGCTGGTCCAAGAAATTTATAAAAACCTAGCTCAACTCACCGGACTTAAGTTTATAATTTAGCTGCCGATATGACACGCCTATCTTTAAAGATATTCTCACTGCTCTTTGTCCTGAGCACTTCTCTCCTTGCTACGACCGCGCATGCCAAACCTGCCCCAGATATTTATATCAGTGAGTCTAAAACGTCCTTGGGAGCCGATGCTTTAATCTTGAGGGGCTCACCCACTCAACTAAACGCAGAAGCAATACCTGAACTCTATGCATCAGACGCATTTCATATATCAAACAACCATACACCATCTTTAGGCATAACCGATGATGTCGTTTGGGTAGCGTTACCCATCAAATTGATATCTTCAAAATCAGGGAAATTCTATCTAGAACTCGGTTACTCTCAGCTCGATTCGGTCACTCTCTACCAACTCACAGAGAACTCGCTCGAACATCTTCACTCTACTGGCGATACATACTTTTTTAATCAGCGCCCGATCATCCATCGCCACTTTATCTTCCCCATTGACCTCGCTGATTCTCAAACCAACACATTCTTCTTGCGAATAGAGACAACGGGCTCCATGCAGTTCCCGATTAATCTTTGGACTCAACGCGCATTTTGGGACCATGACCAAGGCAGACTATTCCTCCAGGCAATCTACCTCGGAATCATTCTCGTTATGGTCATCTACAATCTCTTTCTCTTCGTTAGTACTCGGGAGCGCGTCTATCTTTATTATATATTAAGCATCTCTTCGATCGCAGCCATGCTTCTTACACTCACAGGCATGGGTTTTCAGATGATCTGGCCCGACGCGCCCGCATTCAACAACCTTGCGACCCCATTGTTTATTACACTGGCCACCATCTTCTCTGCACGCTTTGC contains these protein-coding regions:
- the moaB gene encoding molybdenum cofactor biosynthesis protein B codes for the protein MAGLDESKPFIALNIVVLTISDTRTEADDVSGQTLVERIENSGHSVRFKRIVRDEQAAIEESLKECIADQAIDVVVSTGGTGLTGRDVTPEAFAAVYEKQIPGFGELFRAQSYETIGTSSLQSRATGGVAGGTYLFALPGSPGACRDGWDKILQYQLDNRFRPCNLVEILPRLLEM
- a CDS encoding molybdopterin-dependent oxidoreductase translates to MKTKHYRTCSICEALCGLELTVEDNQVVSIRGDADDVLSKGYLCPKGVAMQDLHTDPNRLRTPLKKTESGFVPIDWDTALNIVAEKLTEVRERDGRSAVAVYAGNPNAHNYASILTSQVLHKALGARSRFSATSADQLPHMFAALYMFGNQLVIPVPDVDHTDHMLILGGNPAASNGSLMTAPDMPKRLKAIRARGGKVVLFDPRRTETARLVDEHHFVKPGTDALLMMAWVNVLFSKKLVSNGPWTNYVKGLDVVREVCKPFTPEAVSKHVGLGAETIERIIQEVCDAPSAAIYGRMGVCTQKFGGLSAWLLNVLNILTGNLDRRGGVMFTKPAVDFAHLAGKSGNLGHFNLWQSRVSGLPEFGGELPVSVMAEEIDTPGKGQIRALVTLAGNPVLSTPNGKRLDKALEQLEFMVSVDMYLNETTRHADIILPTVSPLERDHFGLAFHNFAVRNTVKYCEPLFERDGNTKPDWEIIVELSKRLMTLRPGKAKQAQGKMFSLIQQLGGPPRALDMALRFGAYGAGLNPLGDGLTLDKVKKTRGGVDLGPLQPCMPERLYTEDKLIDLAPEVIVADVERLRSLLDAEQSENELVLIGRRQLRSNNSWLHNSKRLMGGKNRCTLLMHPDDAQERGVDDGDTVVVESRVGSLEITMEKTDSMMPGVVSIPHGFGHGKKGSSLDVANKNAGVSINDLTDEEHFDSLTGNAGFSGVPVEVKRAGV
- a CDS encoding RNA polymerase sigma factor; amino-acid sequence: MRIKTENIAHPGIATVFESPSEISQQACFDELIKRHHSQALSTAWRLLGNHDSLAEDAVQTAFQKAWGNFSQLENPKRLKSWFFQILVNECRTIQRRHKTRKLLRQIFLPSRSVEMPDSTADHGLQKRIHKAMTKLSPRQREAFVLVHLEGFTNQEAADTMGSPLGTLKSHLHRATETLRKQLHDIRPTEVEKKS
- a CDS encoding periplasmic heavy metal sensor; the encoded protein is MNSKLFLTLAAASMLFVSTSGTAWARGHGGKGNAMGPDLEKVAAELGLDSSTVASMKEIRREARDAIMEIKFEVKKLKVAMHDSLDVEQPNESEIMRMVEDIGKLEIEIHKTRVKAMLKARAHLTPEQRDQFKAMKKDARRKNGKRNKRRANF
- a CDS encoding MerR family transcriptional regulator, with amino-acid sequence MPQANPVDKASLVKISKLAAMSGVSTPTIKYYMTEGLLPGPALKTSRNMAWYDPVLAERVKVIKDLQSNHFFPLKMIGEILEPAPSANIRDDIDIEMRRRLGRIGEVIEQSTSASRFDRNADEAGDVLSRSEILKLEISEDELAILDKLGMTPEAHDKNGERIYEGVGLDMVRIIHETREAGMGDIFPMEILEPYIESIGTLVERELSLFRERVLDGADLPDQPFDEVARNATALSERLVLAIRSQLLLREVTKLMGGASPQ
- a CDS encoding PilZ domain-containing protein, producing MQHNATVTQYHGPERRAHKRYPAPVNVREMIPGKQFFKPLSLGYGGISCLVERGYTKDTLVVMEIDLQDGSMPFSTPARVIRVDASSKGSVMALRFMIPQMQLGPYFEKIK
- a CDS encoding EamA family transporter; translation: MSNDIQKAVEPNVPMRAVVVLFVAVTTISSAGVLVASNETVDARVIAWWRMLGSFVVLAPFCRQVQWREAWRMALAGLFLAIHFATWFASLRYIPVMRSTLLVTIAPIWAGLIEWGVLRKPPVRQFWLGLAVAIPGVGVMTDGFGGGGQWVGDGLAILGGISGAAYFVIGSEVRKRMAVMPYMWVVCGVAALALLPVVVVSGAPLWGFGLRECLLLAALVAGPQLIGHNGLNYVLKFLPASTVTAVTLLEPIGAAVLAFVFLVQIPSSLEIIGGLLVIAGLFVALKPKS
- a CDS encoding PilZ domain-containing protein; the protein is MDKRTTTSGAGLILKLPWDRDNRRKFERIRVLVPCKLIAGDKTFLGKTYDIGLGGARFDAGLEPDLPNQVLEDFGNLHLLLPEIEIVIHSKILRAASTFVALQFTTENPTETMKILKDFLETQVSYINL
- a CDS encoding DUF493 domain-containing protein, with the translated sequence MTTKSIKPISVPSIEALETAHSFPAQYLIKIIGPDTEAFRADAKTICVKHLGPDAQIETSERQSKTGQHLALTLRFQVATPLLVQEIYKNLAQLTGLKFII